CCGAGCCGGTGAGCCAGAGCACGTAGTCCTGCTCGTCGTCGCTGGGGTTCACGTCGCGGTGGACGAGGCCGGCCGGGACGTGGAAGCACTCCCCGGCACGGGCCAGCGCGCGGTCGTCGGGACCGGTCCCCCACTCGACGTACCCCTCGCCGGCGACGACGTACCCGAACACGTCGTTGTCGCCGTGGTGGTGCCAGTCCGACTCGATGCGGCCCTCGGCGTGCCCGCGGACCTGCTGGACCGGAGCCTCCGGGAAGGGCATCAGCCGGGTCAGGTTCTTCAGGGGCGCGGTCGGCACGAGGTCGTCCGGGCCAGCGACGCGGGGGCTGGCGGCCGACTGTGCGCGCGCCGATTCGACGAACGCGGTCAGCACGACCAGCTCGTCGGGCCCGGGGTTCTCGACCCAACGCCCGACAGCCGCCGGCGCGTGGACGAACGCTCCCGCCGCGGCGGCGACTGCATC
This window of the Haloarchaeobius amylolyticus genome carries:
- a CDS encoding cupin domain-containing protein → MQSTRAVSVVPLDDGGDGQQTTVFETGDVALTRTRLAPGEATDWDTRGDRDAYGYVLAGQLRLVTTDGGEDAVAAAAGAFVHAPAAVGRWVENPGPDELVVLTAFVESARAQSAASPRVAGPDDLVPTAPLKNLTRLMPFPEAPVQQVRGHAEGRIESDWHHHGDNDVFGYVVAGEGYVEWGTGPDDRALARAGECFHVPAGLVHRDVNPSDDEQDYVLWLTGSDPRVVRVDGPESA